The following coding sequences lie in one Rutidosis leptorrhynchoides isolate AG116_Rl617_1_P2 chromosome 6, CSIRO_AGI_Rlap_v1, whole genome shotgun sequence genomic window:
- the LOC139854361 gene encoding uncharacterized protein, which translates to MCNGQPDSHDHLFFKCLFSAQLHMKFGQLAMMPDWCCSWKSTRDTFIPFAARNLSRMVVPKIVFAATVYFIWQERNSRLFGGKARSVDQMFEIIFSTVRMKLLSLKFKESYNVRVMKDNWKVP; encoded by the coding sequence ATGTGTAATGGTCAGCCGGATTCACATGACCATCTCTTCTTCAAATGTCTCTTTTCTGCGCAGCTGCATATGAAGTTTGGACAGTTAGCCATGATGCCGGACTGGTGCTGCTCATGGAAGAGTACTCGTGATACTTTTATTCCTTTTGCTGCTCGTAATTTGTCTAGAATGGTGGTTCCGAAGATAGTTTTTGCAGCCACGGTTTATTTTATATGGCAAGAAAGGAATAGTAGGTTGTTTGGTGGTAAAGCTCGTTCAGTGGACCAGATGTTCGAAATCATTTTCTCTACTGTAAGGATGAAGCTCCTGTCTCTCAAGTTTAAGGAGTCGTATAACGTTCGTGTTATGAAAGATAATTGGAAAGTTCCGTAA
- the LOC139854362 gene encoding uncharacterized protein: MGFNYHPKCESQSIINLCFADDLFIFSHADMTSVKVIFDALEEFKNCSGLTPSIPKSTGYFASVPHHLKSQILNMMPFEEGKLPVRYLGVPLVSSRLLNRDCKLLVEMVRNRIFNWKSKFFSFAGRMQLISSVLVSMQIYWYSVFIISDSIIKEIEKMMRGFLWCQGEMQKCKAKVKWDIVCLPKDEGGLGIKKLKIWNIALLSSQVRRLLVNKQSLWIKWIHSYRLGERSFWDVMISPNASWSWRKLLHIRDFIKDHFVHKIGNGGNTSAWYDIWNDHGRLVNVLSRRNIIREGFNGNEMVCNIMHNGNFNWSATWLTEFPILNNIDPPCLTNKDDDVFWKDLNGIVSEYSVYKVWETIRPRATCVPWFNVVWFKQCIPRHAFVVWLLMDTRLKTQDKLKD; this comes from the coding sequence ATGGGTTTCAACTATCATCCGAAATGTGAGAGTCAAAGTATTATCAACTTATGTTTTGCGGACGATCTTTTTATTTTTTCCCATGCTGATATGACTTCGGTGAAGGTTATTTTCGATGCCCTGGAGGAATTCAAGAATTGTTCCGGGCTTACTCCTAGCATTCCTAAGAGCACGGGGTATTTTGCTAGTGTGCCTCATCATTTAAAAAGTCAGATCCTTAACATGATGCCGTTCGAAGAGGGTAAGCTTCCAGTGAGATACCTTGGTGTTCCACTTGTATCATCTCGATTACTTAATCGTGATTGCAAGTTGCTTGTAGAGATGGTTCGAAATCGCATTTTTAACTGGAAAAGTAAATTTTTTTCGTTTGCGGGTCGTATGCAATTGATATCGTCTGTTCTGGTATCCATGCAGATTTATTGGTATTCGGTTTTCATAATCTCGGACTCTATTATTAAAGAGATCGAAAAGATGATGCGAGGTTTCTTGTGGTGCCAAGGAGAGATGCAAAAATGTAAAGCAAAAGTTAAATGGGATATTGTTTGCCTTCCAAAAGATGAAGGGGGCCTTGGCATTAAAAAGTTAAAAATATGGAACATTGCTCTTCTTTCGTCTCAGGTGAGGCGTTTGCTTGTTAATAAACAATCTCTTTGGATTAAGTGGATACATTCTTATCGACTTGGAGAACGCAGTTTTTGGGATGTTATGATCTCACCAAACGCAAGCTGGAGTTGGCGCAAGCTTCTCCATATTCGTGATTTTATTAAAGATCATTTCGTCCACAAGATTGGTAATGGAGGCAACACTTCGGCATGGTATGACATTTGGAACGATCATGGCAGACTTGTAAATGTATTATCAAGGAGGAACATCATACGTGAGGGGTTTAATGGTAATGAAATGGTGTGTAATATTATGCATAATGGTAACTTTAATTGGTCAGCGACATGGTTAACCGAGTTCCCTATTCTCAACAACATAGACCCCCCATGTTTGacaaataaagatgatgatgtctTCTGGAAGGATCTAAATGGCATAGTCTCAGAATATTCTGTGTATAAAGTGTGGGAAACTATCCGACCACGAGCCACTTGTGTTCCATGGTTCAATGTTGTTTGGTTCAAGCAGTGTATCCCTCGTCATGCTTTTGTGGTGTGGTTGCTTATGGATACTCGGCTGAAAACTCAGGACAAACTAAAAGATTGA